The Spirosoma sp. SC4-14 DNA window GCTTCCTTCAACTTGCGGGTAAGTTCTTTATCGGCCTGCGACGGCATTAGATTGCCAGAAGGATGGTTGTGAATCAGAATGATTGCTGATGCCAGATAGTCAAGCGCCTGTTTGAAAATAATTTTGGCGTCGGCAACCGTACCTGACACCCCACCCGAGCTTATTTGGACAGGCCGCAGCACTTCGTTGGCCCGGTTTAGAAGCAAAAGCCAGAACTCTTCGTGGGGCTTGTCCATCAGGTGCGGAATCATTTCATTGTACGCATCGCGTGAGCAGGTGATTCGGGCTCGTTGCGGGCGGTCCTGTTCTTTCCGACGGCGGCCCAACTCAAGAGCAGCTACAATACTAATGGCTTTTGCTTCGCCAATACCTCTGAATTTGGAGAGATCTTTAACACTCAGCCTGGCTAGCTCATTTAGGTTGTTACCAACACTTTTCAGAATTATTTTGGCTACATCGACGGCGGTTAGGTCGACCGTGCCCGAGTTGATCAATATGGCGATGAGTTCGGCTTCCGAAAGGGCAGCTTTGCCCTTTAGCATCAGCTTTTCGCGCGGGCGGTCTTCTTCGGCCCAGCTTTGAATGGTGCCGGAGGTTGTATAGGTCATGGAAACGAGCTAGTTACGGAGGTTTTCGTTCCTAAAGTGCATAAAAAAACCTTATCTGCAAAAAAGATAAGGTTCTTATACGATAAAACTAGTACTATAAACGCTTGCTCCGTTAGCTACTAAGCAGCCGCCGGTTTAAGACCGTTTACCAGACGAGCCAGTTTCGATTTATTGTTAGCCGCTTTGTTTTTGTGGATAACATTGCGTTTTGCCAGTTTATCCAGCGCCGACGAAACTGATTTGAATAATTCAACCGCCATTGCATGATCGGTTGTGGTACGTAGTTTTTTTACCATGTTCCGGGTCGTTACGTGCTGATAACGGTTCAACAACCGCTTTTTAGCGCTCGACCGGATTGCTTTTTTTGCTGACTTATGGTTTGCCATTTGTATGTATTATGAAATCGTTGTCGCGATAAGAGGGCGCAAAAATAAGAAATTCGGCTGGAACAATCAATAGTTGCAGCCGAATTTCTAGAAGTTTAGCCTAATTATGGGCGAATGTCAGCATTGACGATCAAGGTTTTATCCCAAACGCCTTGGTTTTGTGCTACAAACTGTTTGTAAGCTTCACTTTGCTCAAAAGTCCGAATATCTGCTTCAGTCTGAAAAGTCAGGTAATGCACAACATCATAGTCTGAAACGGCCTGATTGGGCAAAATTGTCTTACCCGAGGTATAACCAACGATCTGTGGAATTTCGTGCTTTAGGGCCGCAAAACCGTTCATATGCTGTTCAACAGCTGCACTTTCAACCCCTTTTTTAAATTTTATACATACAACTTGCTGTTTTTGAGCTTTTCTTGCAGGTGAGTACGCACCGTATATTGTCAAAGCAAAAGCGCAAACCAGCACAACAATAAGGGCATAGCCCCGTGATTTAGCATTCATGATTATTTGTGTTTCTTTTGTTTTTCGAAATATTATTCTGATTAACACGGTGCTTTTTGTGAATAGTTAAATATTTTAACTGTAAAGTACCATGTTTAGTCAAAACTACAATAGATTTATTTGGTTTTTGGTGGCTCTTACTTTTTTTGTCGAAAGTTTATTAAATGGTAAGGTAGCTTATGCTGAAATTCAGCCCAAAAACCTGAATTGTAAGGGTGTAATACCTCGGAAAAGTTATATTCTGGCTCTCTCGGCAACGCAACGGCGGCCTGTCTGGGGGTTCTATGCTCATCAGCAGATTAACCGGCTGGCTGTATTCACATTACCACCCGAAATGATGCCTTTTTTCAAAAAACACATCATTTATCTGACCGATAATGCCGTTAATCCTGATAAACGCCGGTATGCGGTAGTAGGAGAGGCTCCCCGGCATTTTATCGACTTGGATGCCTATGCCGACACTTCAGCAACGGCACTGCCGCGTTATTATAAGGCCGCAATGGAGCGCTATGGTGAAGACTCACTGGCTTTACATGGCATTGTTCCGTGGCACATTCAGTTAACGAAATACCAACTGACCGAAGCCTTTAAGCAACGAGATGTTCGCCGAATTCTACGGGTAGCAGCCGATCTGGGACATTACATTGCCGATGCTAATGTGCCCTTACACACGACGCGGAATTACAATGGTCAGTTGACCAATCAGCAGGGAATTCACGGGTTTTGGGAGTCGCGGTTGCCTGAGCTATTTAGCGCTGATTATGATTTTCTGACGGGGCAGGCCGAGTATGTTTACTCACCCCAGAAAGCTGCCTGGAAAGCCGTCTTTACGGCCAATGCTGCACTCGATTCGGTGCTGCATTTTGAAGAGCAATTAACGGCTGAGGTTGGTGAGATGCGTAAGTTTGGTTTTGAAGAACGAAACGGGATTACTACGAAAGTGTATTCGAGCGATTTTTCGAAGCAGTATCACCAGCGGCTGCGTGGGCAGGTTGAGCGGCAGATGCGCGCTTCCATCAAAATGGTAGGCGATTTCTGGTATACCTGCTGGGTTGATGCCGGGCAACCCGATATGCGGGCGCTGGCAAAGTATGAATTAACCGATCAGGATAAAAAGGAAGAGGACGAAGAAAAGAAAGGCTGGCTGAAACGGCTATTTTCTGCAAGGAGTGAGGATTAAGACCGGGATTACACTGATTTAGCTGAAAAAGCGCTTTTTTGAAGCGAAAAGAAATCAGCTAAATCAGTGTAATCCCGGTTCTGACTATACCGACAATGTCTTCATGTATTCGGCGTCGTGTTTGAGGCTAATTAGCGACGATTCGGGATATTCTTCCTGTTCGACCAGGAAGTATTTGATGCCACTGTTCAGGGCTACACGCAGGGTCTTTTTGAAATCGACACTTCCTTTGCCCAGATCGTTCTGAACGGGTTTGCCATTCTCTTTTTTATAGTCTTTAATATGGCAGAGTTCATACCGCTTGCCGTATTTTTTCAGGTGCGATGCCGTGTCAACACCGGCCACATCGATCCAGCAAAGGTCTAGCTCGAACATAACGTGCTTAGGATCGGTATTGGCCAGCAGAAACTCCTGCGGCAATTTGCCATCGAGTGGCCGGAATGAATAATCGTGGTTGTGGTAGCCAAATTTCAGGCCGGCTTTATTGACTTCCTCTCCTACGGTATTGAACAGATCGGCAATTTTTTTCCAGTCGTCCCAGGTTTTTTGTGGGCCGATATAGGGGCAAAGCAGGTATTTTAAACCAGCACCCTGAGCCATTTCGATGTTTTTCTTCAGTACATCAGGCTTGTCGGCCGAACCCCGAAAATCGAAGTGGGTGCTAACCATATTTACGCCTATGCCATCGAGAAACGATTTCATTTCTTTCGGCTCCAGACCCCATAAAAAGCCTTTGGCACCGCTAAAACTTTCGAACTGTTTATAGCCCATCTTGGCCAGATCGGTCATTACGCCTTTGGGATCTTTAGGCAGCACATCGCGAACGCTGAAAAGCTGAACACCAAATGGGCTAATCACCTTTTTGGGTGCATTAGCCAGTATATCAACTTGGTTAAGAGCAAAAGCTCCGGCCGTGAGCAGGCCAGATTGTTTAAGGAAACTCCGTCTTTGCATGATAAAAATTGTTTGCGGCTTTAGAACGCAAAGATGGCACGCTTTTACACATTTTCACCAGGAAATATTTTGGCAGAAACAGTGCTGGCAGCACGACTTTATAATTCCCAGATCACTCGTACAACTTTTCCGTGAACGCCAATGGTCTGGAAAAACTCCAGCCAGTGAAGCTGCTGAGAACCCAGGTGATCGGTTGGCGATTTTACTTCTACAAAATCGTACTGGCCTTGTTGGTTCCAGATTAGCAAATCGGGAAAGCCGCGTGTGTGTTCGCGGACATTGCGGGCCATTTCGAGCAGAATAAGCCGAAGTTGTTCTGTTTCCAGCAACTCAATCATTCGGTGAACAAGAGCCAGCAGCTCGTCGGACCAGTCGACGAGCACGTTGGTAATGCCGTATTTGGCGTTGAACATTCGGCCCGTATGCCGACGCCAGTCGTCTTTGGTGGCCAGTTCGGCGAGCCGTTTTTTCAGAAATTCTTCTCGTTTGTGATAGAAATCGGGTAAATAGAAATCCGACGGTGCCCGTTGCAGGGGATGATGAATAGCCTGCACATTGGCGTCATAAATAATATCCCAGAAAACCAGCCCGAACAGCCCGCGCCAGGGATAATTTTCGGTAAAAGCGGCATCGTAGTCATGGTCCAGATAATAGTTCATAACACCTGCTTCGACATGATGCCGGTATGCTGCTGGTATACGCACGCTCTCGGCATCGGACAGAAAGCGCGTCGTTGCCTTTCGGGGCCGCTTTTTCCTGTCGCCAGCGCCCAGAATTTTCTCCCGGAAATCGTTGGCAAAATAACGCTCTTCAGCATTGAGTGGATTAACCGCAATTTCGTCGCAAAGCGCAAGAGCTTCATCTACCGAACCATTTTTATAGAGCAGCCGAACCCGGCGTTCGCGAGCCGGAACCTGGTTCGAAAGTTCATACACGGCCAATGCGGGTTCGGGCAGCTTTTGTCGTTCGAGGTAACTGCCGATCCGAACAACTAGTTTCTGATAGCCCGGTATGGCAATTTCGCTCAGCTCGGGCCGGGTTTCATTCCAGTTCAGAAACCAGTTATAGATGTCGTCGGCGGGTGTTTCGGCTTCTTTCAGATCATGAAATTCTTCGCTGGTGAGCGAAATCAGCAATTTATCCTCGACCTCCTTGCGGGTTCGGAAACGGGCTGTGAGTTTGCTCTCGTCGTATCGTTCGAAATTAACCATGCCCAGATCGCGAACCACAAACTCGGTCATGTTGGCACTGCGGTTACCGAAAAACAGGTATTTAATCATCATACCCTCGGCCTCAAAGTTCATTTTAATGACCGTTTCGTGCGTGGTCAGGCTTGTAACAATTTCACCAAAATCAAGCTCGTGCCGGGCATAGTTCACAACACCTTCTTTTTTTTCCTTGTTGAGGGGTTTAATTTCTTCGGGTTCTAAGGGCAGTAGTGCCAGCAGTTCGGGTTTCGTGAAGATGCCAAGGGCTTCGTCGCCCATGATTTCGTGATGAGCCGACAGGGGTTCGATAAAGCTTGCCTGCATCAGTTCGCCAACCGCTGCCGGTAAGTCAGTTATTTCGGTGTATTGTAGCTTGTTAATACGAAAAAATAGTCCTTTGCGGTTACTGAATCGAACATATAGGCACTGGGCATCGATTGATAAGGCTTCAAATTGGCGGATGAAAGCCCACTCGGCTTCGTTTAGCAAACCGCCGTACAGACGCTTAACAAAATCCACTACGTAGCGGAAATTGTCGAGGTAGTATCGGGGCGAAAGAATAATTTTCTGGCGTCCAACCATGTAATCAAAGCCTCAGTATACTGTCGGGCCTGTTAACATTAGTATAATAAATTGGGTATTGGTATTGGAGGTAACGTAGCTTAGACTGACTGTAAACGAGCAGCAAGGCTATATGTAAAACAAAAAAAAGTGTATTTATGTCCCCAACTGATGTTCTGAATGAACTAGGGAAGCATGATATTTTATCGACAGATCAGCAGGCTAAACTGGCCGATTATGAACGTGCGAGGCTATTTTCGGTGCATTGGGAGCTTCGGTCGATGCTCTATCTTGGCATTCTGCTAGTAAGTTCGGGCCTGGGCTTACTGGTCTATGATCATTTCGACCAGATTGGCCATACGGCGTTATTGGTGGCTATTGCTGCGGGCTGTGTGGCTAGTTATGGGTTTGCCTGGCGTTATCGGCCCAAATGGACAACGGCTCAGACACAAAGCCGTTCAACGTTTGGCGATTATGCGCTTATTCTGGCCTGTTTGCTATTTCTGACGCTCGAAGGATATGCCCAATATCAGTATAACCTGTTTGGAACGCGCTATGGATTGGCCACGCTGTTGCCTGCGCTATTGTTTTTGCCACTGGCTTACCGATTCGATCATCGGGGCGTAGTAGGTATGGGCCTCACTGCATTGATTTCATGGGTTGGCGTTACGGTACGCCCACTTGAGCTATACTTTAAAACGAATTTTTTTAATCAGAAAACCGTCTTTTCGGCCATATTGCTCTCATTAGTCCTCATTGGAGTAGCTTTTCTGCTGAAGCAACGTCGGGTTAAAGCTCATTTTACGGATACCTACCTGACTATTGCCAGCAATCTGTTGATGGTAGCTCTATTGGGTGGGTTATTTAATTTCGACGAATGGCGGATCGGATTCGCCTTCGGATTGTTGAGTGCCTGCCTGATGCTCGACCAGTATGCCCGTCGGGAACAATCATTTTTATTTCTGCTGATGAGTGTCGTGTATGGATACATTGGCGTAACTTATCTATTTTATCACTACATACACCCTCAGGGCGACACCGCTTATTATTGGTATTTCATTCTTACGGGCATTGGTGTGGTTTATTATCTGATCAGTCAGTTGCCAAAACGAGACACCCCGCATGAAAGCCTATAACGAACAGTGGATTTATAATCGGGAAATTGTTGGACAGGCCGAACGATGGTATCAGAAACAGATGCTGACCGATGCCCAGATTACGGCTGTTCGCCGGGCTTATCCGGTCAATTTTAGACAAACAAACGGCTTTCTGGAAATTGGATTGTTTCTGTTTACTACGGTTGCCATTCTGGCCTGTTACCTATTGCCTGCCAGTGTCTATTCGACGTTGTTTAGCGATCAAATCACTTATGGCGTGTTCAATATAGCCTTTGGTGCGGGAGTGGGGTTGGTTGGGCGGTGGCTGATTAATCGGCGGTTATTCTACCGCAATGGTGTCGATAATGCCTTTGTGGTTATGTTGACGGGCTTTCTGGCATTTGGAGCTAATCAGTTTTTACCCAATGGATTGTCGGTAGCAACTCACTGCCTGTTTACGCTGCCATTGCTCCTGATCGTGCTCTGGTATTATGGCGATACGTTGATTGCTTTTTTTACAATTGCCGTCTTTTATGCGTTTGTATTCGATGGTTTACTCAAATTCAGTTGGGGCAACGAGGTGCTCCCTTTTGTGATGATGGCAGTATCGGGCTTGCTCTATCTATTGGCCCGAAAACCTGATTTCATATTGTCGCAACCGACAATCCGGTCATCTTATTATACCGATCCGCTAAACCTGGCTCAGTGGCTGTCGCTGATTGTGCTGGCTGCGAGCGGCAATTATTTTATGGTTCGCGAACTGAATCGATTGCTGTTGAAGCCGCGCCCGCAACTGGCTCCCGAAATTATGTGGCCTGGCTTGTTCTGGTTCCTTACCTTTGCCATTCCTACCCTATATCTGTGGCAGGGTTTGCAGAAGAAGGATCGGATGCTGATTATTCTTGGCGTATTGAGCTGGATCGGGGCTGTTATTACGTTTCATGAATACAAAGCGCTGGTACCGCTCAATACTGCGCTGACCATTGGTGGGCTGACGCTGATTGGCATTGCGGTAGGCGGTATTCAACTCTTGCGTAGTCCTAAAAACGGATTTATGGATGCGCCCGACGACGATTCGCCGGATGAGTTTTTTATTCATACTGAAACCATAGCCGCCATTCAGGCCGCAGCCGGAACGCACCCTGATGCTAAACACGGCGTTCGGTTCGGGGGCGGAGACTTTGGTGGTGGCGGAAGTGAAGGGAAGTATTGATACGGGTAAATTTCTGTATTTTTAGGCAGTAGACAGGTAATAGCTATGCGGGCTAATATTGATGTCAATGATGAATTGCTTCGAGAGACAATGGAAATCAGCAACACTAAGACTAAGAAAGCAACCATCGAGTTAGCTTTATAGGAGTATATTAATATGATGCGTCGTAAAGATTTATTATCATTATTCGGCAAGGTTCAATGGGAGGGCGATTTAGATCAAATGCGCACTCTCAATAAGCCAGACAATTGGGATCGATCATTGTTGATACGTCTGTTTGGGTTGATTGTTTCCGGGGTGTCGATAATGCAAAAACAAGTTTAGTAGCAGATCAACTTAACGGTAAAGGACTTATTTGTCTGACACCTACCATTTTGCGGGAAGTTCTTCAGGAAATAGCTATTGACAGTCAATTGGAACGCGTGAGGAGGGATTTGCTTACAGGCCGATCCCATTGAGGCCGCTATTGGCGCTGCACATCTTTATCGAGGACTTCGCCGAGCGGGTATCACGATCAGAAAGCCAAACGATTGCCTGATCGCTTTCTATGCCATGTTTTATACTATGCCCATTTTACACAATGACGTCGATTTTGATCAGATCGCTCGCTTTTCGACATTACAAGTTATAAAGCCATAAGTTGGACTATCCTGCCCGGTTCTGCTAAAAAACCGCTAAGTTTGGCCCCGCAAACCAACGACCATACGCAGTCGCATGAAAACAGTAGATTCTTATAACTTCGCTGGTAAAAAAGCCCTGGTTCGGGTTGATTTTAACGTTCCGCTCGACAAAGAGTTCAACATCACTGACGACACCCGAATTAAGGCAACAATTCCGACCGTCATGAAAATCGTGAACGACGGTGGTTCTGCCATTCTGATGTCGCACCTGGGCCGGCCGAAGGGTGGACCAGAAGAAAAATATTCGCTTAAGCACATCCTGCCTGCGCTGAAAGAAGCGTTTGGTCGTGAGGTGAAATTTGCTGACGATTGCATTGGCCAGTCGGCAATTGATCTGGCTGCCAGCTTGCAACCGGGCGAGATTTTGCTGCTCGAAAATCTGCGCTTTTATAAGGAAGAAGAAAAAGGAGACGTAGAGTTTGCTAAAAAACTGGCGAGCCTTGGCGATGTGTGGGTGAATGATGCATTCGGAACAGCTCACCGCGCTCATGCCAGTACAGCCGTTATGGGACAATTCTTTGACGATCGCGTGGCTGGCTATGTTATGCAGGCCGAGCTCGACAATGCGAAGAAAGTGTTGGAAGAAGCCGAACGTCCATTTACGGCCATTATGGGCGGAGCCAAAATTTCGGATAAAATCCTGATTATCGAAAAACTGCTCGATAAAGTCGATAATCTGATTATTGGGGGCGGTATGACATATACCTTCACCAAGGCGCAGGGGGGCAAAATCGGTAAATCGCTGCTGGAGGCCGATAAGCAGGAACTGGCACTTGAATTACTCAAAAAAGCCGACGAAAAAGGGGTTAAAATTTATATGCCAGTTGATAACCTCTGTGCCGATAGCTTCTCGAATGATGCTAACCGGCAGGTTGTTGCTACTGGCGAAATCCCTGACGACTGGGAAGGGCTGGATATTGGTCCTGAAACGGTGAAGCTGTTTTCTGATGTTGTATTAAGTTCAAAAACCATTCTCTGGAATGGCCCCATGGGCGTTTTTGAATTCCCTAATTTTGCTATTGGCACGAACGCGATTGCCGAAGCGGTGGTGAAAGCAACCGAAGAAAATGGCGCATTCTCACTCATTGGTGGTGGCGATTCGGCTTCGGCAGTCAACCAGGCAGGCTATGGCGACCGGGTTAGCTATGTCTCTACCGGTGGCGGTGCGTTGCTCGAATATATGGAAGGTAAAGTACTTCCGGGCGTTGCCGCCCTGGAATAGGGAGCCGCCTATAAATTGCTTAATGCGGCCTTTGCTTTGTTATCCACGCTGTTTTTATACTCGTGGTGCTTAACGCTAAGGGCTTTCTCAAAGAACGACTGTGCTCTGGTGCGGTCGTTCTTTTGTTGATAGATATAGCCCAGTTGTAAGGCCGCTGTAGCGCCAAACGACAATTGCTCACTGATTCCCTGTTTCGATTCGCTCAGCGCTAAGGCACGCTGTAGATAGGGGATGGCAGCATCTGGTTCGTTACGACGCTGATAGATACGTCCCATCCGATAATTATACTCCGCTTTTTCGGCTAGTAACGATAAGTTTGTTTCATTATAAGGACGCAGATAGGCCAGTGCACTATCGGTAAAACCACCGTCGGATGCTAGCCGTGACCGCATCAGTACCTTTTGATTTGGCGAAACACCCCGCTTTAAATAGGCTTCTGCAAATTTTTGGGCCGCCTTGTCCGATTCAACGGCAGTTCGGCCTACCCGGAGCACTTTCTGTAGAAAAGAGGTTGCTTTAGTAGCTGATGGGTCGGTCGGTTGAAGCCAATGGCAGAGAAAAAGTTTGTAGTACGAATCCTTAACAAAATTTTGCCCGCGATAAGTATTCAGAAATTGCTGAAAATGCCGGATTGCGGTTGTGTACTGGCCTTTTTGAAGATAAATGTCGCCCAGTATGTTTTCAATAATGGGCATGGGCTGATAGGCCGGGCCAGTGGGCCGTGTGGTTAAATAGGAAAGCGCTTGTGCGCTATGCCCATTTTTTTGCTCGATGGTGGCACCAAAGAAATGAAGCAGCAAATTATCAGGGTTACTTTCGATCAGGTGTTTGAGTGTCTGCTCGTCGGCGCTGGTAAATTTCAGAACATAAGCCCGAACCATCAGGTCGATTAATTGGGCTTCCAGCCGAAACGCAGGATCTTGCTGGGCACGTTCCAATTCCTGCTGCCCCTGTTTAATGCTACCCTGCAGCCCGAGCAGACTTGCTACCCAGCTATAATTTTCCGGTACAGAACCAATCATGATATGGAGCGTTCCGAGCGATTTATAGGTGGGCAAAAAAGTTGGAAAGCGTTTCTGATTGGCAGCCAGTAGCTTGTAAGCCCTGATAACGTCCCAGCTGGCACTGATTTCTTTGCCGAATTTGAGTTTGATAAATGCCCAGTGAAGGCGAATTTCGGCCTGCATAACCCGTTGCCAGGGCGAATTCCCATCCATATCTTTTAGCGCATCGAGTCGTTCATCTTCACGATCGCTTAAGCTGGCGTAGGCTCGGTCATCGTCGGAGGTAACGAGCGTAAGCATATCCAGATAATCGTCCAGAAAAATGCGTATACCATTTCGCGATTGATCGCTAGCCAAAAGCTGCTGAGCGGAGGAGACTTTCAGCTTTTGCAACTCCGTATAGGCCTGTTGCTGTTGTGGCGTCCAGTTGAAATCCTGACCCTGCGTAAGGAAGGACGAGCATAAAATAAACAAAAACACCGGGCTAAAGCCCGGCGCTCTTGAGAAAAAATGGTTCATAGTCGGCAGATGACTAGCGGCCACGACCAACGGTAGCTGGTTCAGGAACGCCTTCAACATCGGCCAGAATCCGTCCGCAGTGTTCGCAGACAATAATTTTCTTTTTGTCTTTAATGTCGGCCTGACGTTGTGGGGGCACCACGTTGAAGCAGCCGCCACAAGCTCCCCGTTTTACGGTCACTACAGCCAGACCATTCAGGGCGTTGCTGCGGATTTTGTTATACGAGTTCAGCAGACGAGTTTCGACAGTAGTGGCCTGTTCATCGCGTTGTCTGATAATTTCTTTTTCTTCTTCCTGGCTTTCAGACGTAATCTGGTCCAGTTCCTGCTTTTTAGCTTTCAGGTCTTCCCGACGCTCGTTGAGAGCGGCCTGGGTGGTCTTGATCTCTTCCTCTTTCCCACGTACGCGGAATTGAGCCTCATTAATACGCTTGTCGGCCAGTTCGATTTCGAGTGATTGTAATTCAATCTCTTTCGAAATGGCGTCGAACTCGCGGTTATTACGAACGTTCATTTGCTGATCTTTATATTTATTGATCAGCTTTTCGGCGTCTTTTTTGGCAACCCGGTTGCGCTCGATGTCTTCTTCCAGCGCCTTGATTTCTGCCTGAAACTTACCAATTCGCGTTTCGAAGCCAGCAATATCATCTTCCAGATCACGGACTTCTTCGGGTAGACCACCGCGAATTTTGATGAGTTCGTCTAGTTGAGAGTCAAGGGATTGCAGTTTAAGAAGAGCGTCTAATTTTTGCGCAATCGTCAGTTCCATTCGGAGTGTGATTTTTTTTAATGTATAATGAATAATGCTTAATGTATAATGAGATTTGTGTAACTATCTGACTTTTAGGTGGATGATAGTTTTGTATTATTCATTATACATTATTCATTAGAAATAGCTAACGGGATTCGTGTCCGTTTCAGATAAAATTACCGCAAAAGTAGTAAATTTTTTTGCCAAATGCTGGCTAATTAACTCTTTTGTAAACACTTCACTTTCGTAGTGCCCAATATCGCAGATTACGATGCGGCCATCGGCGTCGAAAAACTCATGATATTTGTAGTCGGCCGTAACAAATACGTCAGCGCCGGCCCGTATGGCATCCGATAGTAGGAAGCTACCGACACCACCGCATACCGCCACTCGTTTGACCGGACGGTTGCCCAAAGGCGTGTAACGGATCAGATTCAGGTTCATATTTGCCTTCAAATAAGAGAGCCAGGCCTGTCCCCCCAATGCTTCGGGCAAATCACCTACTGCACCAGAACCAACTTCCTGATTCCGATTGTCGAGCAGCGTTATATAATAAGCTACTTCTTGATACGGATGAGCTTGGCGGAGCGCTGTAAGTAGTTGACCTTGTTGTTGCGATGGAAAAATAACCTCAATCCGGTTTTCGGCCTCTTCGTGGTATTGGCCTATAGTCCCTATAGCTGGCTGGGCATCAGCGTCGGGTTGGTAGGTGCCGGTTCCATTGACCCGAAAACTGCAGTTTTTGTATTTCCCAATCTGTCCGGCTCCGGCAGCATACAGCGCTTCCAGAACTTGTTGTGTATCAGCTATGGGAACAAAGGTGACCAGTTTGCTTAGCACCTGCGATTTAGGAGCCAGAATTTGTACATTCTGCAGGTTTAACTTCTCGGCAATCTTGAAGTTGACCCCTCCCCATACATTGTCCAGATTGGTATGGGCAGCGTAAATGGCAATATCGTTTTTGATGGCTTTAATAACCGTTCGTTCAACGTAGGTGTTGCCGTTCAGTTTTTTCAGCCCCTTAAACACAATAGGATGATGAGCAACTAGTAGATTACAGCCTTTAGCGATGGCTTCGTCGACAACCGCTTCGGTGGCGTCGAGCGTAACCAGAACTCCCGTTATTACAGTAGCTGGATCGCCCACAATCAGCCCGGAGTTATCGTACGACTCCTGGTAGGAGAGGGGGGCCAATGATTCGATAAATGAAGTAAGCTCGCGAATTTGGGTCATACTACATACTGACAGAAGCAACAGGATACGCTGGTTTCCTTTAAGCAGTTAACACAAAAAGCCCCATTGTAGCGGGGCTTTTGTTGTATAAGTTTTTACACTTATTTGGTGCCGTAGCGCTTGCGGAATTTGTCCACAC harbors:
- a CDS encoding tetratricopeptide repeat protein produces the protein MNHFFSRAPGFSPVFLFILCSSFLTQGQDFNWTPQQQQAYTELQKLKVSSAQQLLASDQSRNGIRIFLDDYLDMLTLVTSDDDRAYASLSDREDERLDALKDMDGNSPWQRVMQAEIRLHWAFIKLKFGKEISASWDVIRAYKLLAANQKRFPTFLPTYKSLGTLHIMIGSVPENYSWVASLLGLQGSIKQGQQELERAQQDPAFRLEAQLIDLMVRAYVLKFTSADEQTLKHLIESNPDNLLLHFFGATIEQKNGHSAQALSYLTTRPTGPAYQPMPIIENILGDIYLQKGQYTTAIRHFQQFLNTYRGQNFVKDSYYKLFLCHWLQPTDPSATKATSFLQKVLRVGRTAVESDKAAQKFAEAYLKRGVSPNQKVLMRSRLASDGGFTDSALAYLRPYNETNLSLLAEKAEYNYRMGRIYQRRNEPDAAIPYLQRALALSESKQGISEQLSFGATAALQLGYIYQQKNDRTRAQSFFEKALSVKHHEYKNSVDNKAKAALSNL
- a CDS encoding C4-type zinc ribbon domain-containing protein translates to MELTIAQKLDALLKLQSLDSQLDELIKIRGGLPEEVRDLEDDIAGFETRIGKFQAEIKALEEDIERNRVAKKDAEKLINKYKDQQMNVRNNREFDAISKEIELQSLEIELADKRINEAQFRVRGKEEEIKTTQAALNERREDLKAKKQELDQITSESQEEEKEIIRQRDEQATTVETRLLNSYNKIRSNALNGLAVVTVKRGACGGCFNVVPPQRQADIKDKKKIIVCEHCGRILADVEGVPEPATVGRGR
- a CDS encoding Nif3-like dinuclear metal center hexameric protein; this translates as MTQIRELTSFIESLAPLSYQESYDNSGLIVGDPATVITGVLVTLDATEAVVDEAIAKGCNLLVAHHPIVFKGLKKLNGNTYVERTVIKAIKNDIAIYAAHTNLDNVWGGVNFKIAEKLNLQNVQILAPKSQVLSKLVTFVPIADTQQVLEALYAAGAGQIGKYKNCSFRVNGTGTYQPDADAQPAIGTIGQYHEEAENRIEVIFPSQQQGQLLTALRQAHPYQEVAYYITLLDNRNQEVGSGAVGDLPEALGGQAWLSYLKANMNLNLIRYTPLGNRPVKRVAVCGGVGSFLLSDAIRAGADVFVTADYKYHEFFDADGRIVICDIGHYESEVFTKELISQHLAKKFTTFAVILSETDTNPVSYF